A genomic segment from Dendropsophus ebraccatus isolate aDenEbr1 chromosome 7, aDenEbr1.pat, whole genome shotgun sequence encodes:
- the LOC138797185 gene encoding zinc finger protein 300-like has translation MRGDPPCMSEVKEEMWGDATPEYSSRNAEETFILCYKEEEEDEDMEQHSSGEALLPLTVYPGRHTTDLSYNPPDHEEPSPDRSHTATARTEPKGGEGNHRGECGKEFPRTSNLFTQKRIHTGKKPYSCSECGKCFKNGKYFITHKRSHAAVKPYSCSECGKCFMIYSDLFKHEKIHIREKLYSCSECGKRFTGKSYLLIHKRIHTGEKPYSCSECGKCFTGKSSLVVHERSHTGEKPYSCSECGKCFSAKSYLVVHEKIHTGEKPFPCSECGKCFIDKRQLTIHRRIHTGEKPFSCSDCGKCFTGKSHLVQHERIHTGEKPYSCPECNKCFTRRSGLAKHHLRRHTGKNARTFS, from the coding sequence AATATTCCAGCAGGAACGCTGAGGAAACCTTCATATTATGTtataaagaagaagaggaggatgaggatatggagcagcactcctcaggagaagccctcctcccccttactgtatatccaggacgtcacactacagatctatcatataatcctcctgaccatgaggaaccttctcctgaccgcTCACACACCGCTACCGCAAGGACGGAGCCGAAAGGAGGGGAAGGGAATCATAGAGGTGAATGTGGAAAAGAGTTTCCAAGAACATCAAATCTTTTTACACAGAAAAGGATCCACACAGGGAAGAAACCAtactcatgttcagaatgtgggaaatgttttaaaaatgGAAAATATTTTATTACACATAAGAGAAGTCATGCAGCAGTGAAGCCAtattcgtgttcagaatgtgggaaatgttttatgatTTACTCAGATCTGTTTAAACATGAAAAAATTCACATAAGAGAGAAGCTATactcatgttcagagtgtgggaaacgTTTTACAGGTAAATCATATCTTCTTATAcataaaagaattcacacaggagagaagccgtattcatgctcagaatgtgggaaatgttttacaggaAAGTCAAGTCTTGTTGTGcacgagagaagtcacacaggtgaGAAACCGTACTCCtgctcagagtgtgggaaatgtttttcagcTAAATCATATCTTGTTGTACatgaaaaaattcacacaggagagaagccatttccctgttcagaatgtggcaaatgtttcatAGATAAACGACAGCTTACTATACAtagaagaattcacacaggggaaaaaccattttcatgctcagattgtgggaaatgttttacaggtAAATCACATCTGGTTcaacatgagagaattcacacaggggagaaaccatattcatgtccagaatgtaaTAAATGTTTCACAAGGAGATCAGGTTTGGCTAAACATCATTTAAGACGTCACACAGGAAAGAATGCACGTACATTTTCATAA